The genomic stretch ATTTCGCAGGCCTTGAGCGTGAATTCCGAGATGTTGAAAAGGAATATGCCCACCTGCTTGACGATTGGCGAGGACGACAACACGACGACACtcaaaatttttaaatcatagTCTGAGCCTCTGTTTCCCTCAGTTTTAACATCTTTTGCCTCTTCGTGAGCTTTTGGGTGCTCACTCGTTTCTGAGGCAGACAAATACATCGAAATTGAACAGTGAATGTTCCATCCCCATGTGTAAGCATATTAATAACGGCTAGACGTCTCATCTAGCCCATAGATAACACAAACACCAAATTATGTAGATGTGTACGCTGTTCGTgtttgaataaattaaagtttatttGTTCTTTGGCTTCTCCTTGGCGAAGGTGCTTGGCAGGTTATGGAATCCTGTAAATCCTTTAAAGTTCCTAAATCGTCATTAATCATTAGctttattcatatttcCCTGTATTTTATGCGCTCCTTTACTTCAATTTCGGTACACATTGCTTCTTTTCTTACCTGACTGTTGTTGTATTCCCTGGCTTTGCGTGAGAGTGGTCCCATCTGAACGACTTCATGACCAGGGCTGGTTTCTTTGGCGATTTAGAGCATGAGTTGTCCACCTTGTCCAGCGACCTGTTTGGTGTTCCGAACGGGTTTACTGTGAAGCTCGAGTCTGACCTATAAGCGTCAATGTTCGAGAAGATCGAGTCTAGTCCCTCGTTGAACATGTTGTCCACCATGTCTCTTCTGCGTTTGAGTTTCGTTACCGGTTCGTGTGTCTGCGTCGCCTTTGGCACTTCAATAAAGGTCGTGGAGACTGGCACTTCGTCCACTACATGTTAGTTTGTATTTGGTTGTTGCTTAATGTGCATAGCTAATTAACACAGGGTAGCTGTTTGGTGTGCATAGCTAATTAACACTTAATGCATATGTTAACTAGTACCGGGTAAATAACTAGCACGAACTGGTATAAATAACTAGCACGAACTGGCATAAATAACTACCACGAACTGGCAAACAATTACCTGATGGCAGCCGTATGTTCGCCTCCGTCAGCTTGTAGTCTATAAACTGctccagctgctcctccttcgtcatCTCCCTTTCTGTTTTTTTGAACTTGAGCAGTCTGTCTATGTCCTCGCCAGTCACCTTCACGCGTATCCTCTTCGTCCTGCCCGACTCCTCGTCCGAGGACTCGAAGTCGCTCAGGTGGTACCCGTTGTCCTTTTTTGACCTTTTGAGCTCCTCCAGCATTCGCAGCCTTTCTTCTCTTCGCGTCAACTCGAGCTCTCCCTTTTCCTTGAAGGCCATCACCTTTTTCAACTCCGCGTCGTCTGCTAACATTTGATCTTCGTTGAACCTCAGTCTTGCTatttcttcgtcttcttcgttgATTTCCACGTCGCCGATGAAGTCCTTCATCTCCTTCGCTATCTCCGTTTCACTCTCTATTTCACTTTCCGTTTCCGACGGGTTCATCAGCTTATTTTTTAGCAGTTCCAGTGATCTCTTGATTTCCTCTGGGTCAGACAGGTTTTCGTCTTCGCTTTCTATTGCTTCAAATTCTATCATGCTCTTCATGATTTCTCTCATCCTCATTATCCTTTCCTTCTTTGAGAGCTTCTGCTTTTTTGTCTGCTTATTACTTTTGTTCCCATTTTCAGACTCAACTTGTTTACCCGTTACTTCAGCTTCCACTTCTATTTGGTTGTCGGTCAGTCCTGTCTCATTGCCGGCCAGTCCTGTGTCATTGCTGGCAATGTCGTCCTTAGGTACACTCCCAAGAGGCTTAGAAGCTACTTCTTCGACTCCTCCGTATTCCTCATCTTCTGAATCTGTCAACGTCTCAGACACTTTCGATCTACTCCTCGTTTCGCCTATTTTTACGTAGTCTGCTGGCATCGGTTCCGCGTACTCGTCGTCCAAGACCTTCCTTCTTCTAGCGTTTATCTGTACCTGCTTATCTATATGTGAGAAGTTTTCAAGCTCCTCCTTTATCACTGGGTTAAACCTGTTTATCAGCTTAAGTTCCGGGAACTCTGGGAGGTTTTTTGccttgtttattttagtgtatacatatttaaataactcGGTCAGCTTCATCTGCTTTGCGTCTGGCCCTACCAAGCTGATACCTCCGTGTTGCTGTTCTCTATTCTGCGCTTCGTTTACTACGCCTTGTTGCTCAGATCCAGCCCCCTGTACTTGTGTAATCTCAGTGACTTCTCCCGTTTCCAAGTGTGTTTCGCCGTCTTTACACTCTCCAACTTCAGTTTGAACAGACGCTTCGTCGTTTACATCAACTGCTGTTGATGATGTGCGCGCCGATTCCAGTGCCCCCTCTGTCAACTCAGTTTTAATCTTTATGGTTTGCGTATCTTCATAAGATCCAGTTACAATTTGTGTATCTGCATAGAGTTGCGTTTGATCCAATTCTGGTTGTTTCAACACGTCGACTGGACTCATAGTCAACTGCGTATCATGTGGAACCTGGTGATCCGCTACTTGCGGTGGAACCTGGTGATCAGCTACGTCCTGGTGGCCCGCTTGTTGTTCAATAGGACTTGATAGTGGTGAGACGGGTTTGCTCTGCTGACTGACCTCTCCCACGCCAGCGTCCTCAGCCATACTGGTGTCCGCAACGGTGTTGTTGAAAGTAGCATCGCCGGCCGTACCAGCACCCTGTACGCCACCAGTCTCAACAGCATCGGCAGCCTTGCCATTAGCATCTACAACGGTACCCACAGCCGTACTGCCACCCTGTACGCCACTATCCACAACCTCTTTAATAGCCTGTATAGCGCTATCGGCGGACGGGGCGGGCTGCTCTCCGTACTTTGGAATCAGCCAGGGCGAAAAGCCGACCTCGGTCGCGAGCTTCGCCCACTTCCTCTCGAACTTTTCGAGCCTCCAGGGCTCAGGGTTCACCGTGTACGTCCGCGGCTCGTTCTGGGACGGCCTGCTCACCTCAATCAAGCCGTACTGCACCGCGTGCTCCTGCCTCACGCCGCCGTTAAGCTTCTGGTGGACCGAGGCGTACTGGAGCATGTACTGGTACGTCAGGTCCGCCTCCTTCACAGACCTGCTCGGCTTCACGTAGAccagcttcttcgtcttATTAGACAAGTCAAACTCCTTCCTGTTCGGGTTTGACCACTTGGGCCCCTTGCCGTAGAGCTTGCACGCCGCCTCGAGGACGCTCACCGTGGTCAACGCGTTTTTGAATGCGAAgctctgcttcttcttgacGAACCTGTCCAGCCCCTTCTGCACGAAATGGCCCATCCTCGGCTCCTCCACCTTGATCTTGGTCTTTTTAATCATTCGGAGCCCCTTCCAGCCCGTCTGACTACTCTCTCCCACGTTCGACTGCGTTTTTGACCCCTCCATGAGATTATCAAACTCAAACAGCGGCGTGGACTCGTCGTCGATCAACTTCATAAAGTTCCTGTCGAAGCTGTCCACTTGTTCTTTTGACTCAAAATTGTTCGGTTTCCTTTGGGGCGTCGCCGCTTCTCCTATGTGAAGCGAGCTGAACCCAATAGGTTTCGAGCTCTCCGAGGTTGCTGAGACGTTCGAGTCCGGAATTGAGTTTATTGACGACATATCGGCTGTGAAGCTCTGGTTCTGATCTTGCAAATAGCCTGCATTTGCTGCAAGCTGGCTGATTGACACTCCCGTTGCTTGATCTGTTTGTGAGTAACTTAGTGCCGACTCTGCCAAAGCTTCGCCCGAGATCTTACTTGCTGAGGACAAGATTTCATTTTCCAATAAGAGTTGCGAGTTACTGCTGTCTCCCTTAGTCAACTGATTGAGCACCGAGTCCTGTTTTTGTGTCTTTCTAAAATACCTCAGCGTTACCCTCTTATCCAGCACACTTCTGTTAATCTCCACTGAGTCCTTCTCCGTGTACTTTTTGTAAGCCTTGCCTAGCTCAACGAGCTTGAGTTCCTCCGCCAAGCTCATAATGAACCACAgctaaaattttatttaaattctctCATTTACCTTCTGCCTCGCTGCTCTGTAGGCCAGTTTTTGCGATAGTGCGAATCTGTTCAGTTCCTCCAACAGCGGGAACGAGAAGATGTTCTTTTTCACAAACTCCAGGTAGTTGCGCAGCCCCTTTTGCTGTTGCGATGCGCACTTGATGAGGTTACTCAGTATCAGTTTACCGGTCCTCGGTTCAATGACGCGCCTAAATAATGTTACAACGGCAGTAGCGAGGGGTTAACAATGTTGTGCACGTCCACTTACAGAAATGCTGGGTCCGTCATGTGGTCCAACGACACTCTCCTCCTCTGCGCCTCGTTTCTATATGTCAGGTTCGTGTAGAACGTGAATGTGTCGAAGCTTGAGAGCACTGATCTTTTCCCTCTGTTTGTCATTTCGTAGACACACTCCGTCTGGCGCTTCAGATCAAACTGCTCCGCTTCCAGCGATCCGCAGGAAAACAGCACATTGCCTTCGTTGATGTATATCGAATGCATCTCTTCCGGGATCACTGACTTCAAGCTTTCGAGGAACCAAATCTCGATATCCCTCACCTAACCAAGcattaaaaatactgaCTTACGGGATTCGCCGAGTGCGACTGAGCCAATTTAGACCCTGACGCTTCCACCTAAAAGGCATATTTGGATATATAACCTACTGCATAATCTTCTTTTGTTTCATTTAAGGCTGGTTCGTCATCTCCGAAAAGATTTACGTTCTCAGAATCCATGATTGTATTCGTGTAGTAAAAACGACATCAAACGTTGGtggttttatatttaagatTTCAAGCAATCGATAATTAGTTTTTTAcaggtaaaaaatattttacagcgTTAAACAGGTAGATATTTTGCGATaggtaaatgtgtaaagtaTAATGTGTGTACTCTCCAATTTAAAAGAggtaatttaaattctgACTTTGattataaaagtaaatttaacagGCAGAATTAAACTTCAGACACTGTTTATAATCTAAAATCCTAAAACGAGTTTAGCCgtaatatgtttatttaaatagaaTCCCATTTTATTGCAAAAAAACAACTTAATAGAATGGTAATTTATGTGATCAACacgaaaaaatggaaaacaCAATTAGTATATGggataaaattaattattagaCCGTGAAAACCTATCTAGTAATGTGGTTGTTGTTACACTTTGGGGTTATCACAATCGAttcaaaaattaagttaattcagttttatttttattaattatatttatgtacaatatacacactattTTGTTCGCtaaataatatgttttGGCGTATATTGCCTTTTAAACGATTAATTACCGCtgtttgtgtaaaatttcCTGCTATTCCTTATCGAAGTCCATGTGTATCTAATAAGTTAAACTTATTTAACACTCCCCTGTGTTTAAGTCGATCTTTTTCAACTAAATCTGACAACAAGCACGAATCCATTAATCTTTCTGAGTCATCTTCTAACAACGATCGCTATATCGCAGTCTTCACTTGTAACATATGTAACCATCGCAGCGCAAAGTCATTTTCTAAGGTACCGCTCTCTATATAAATCAATGTGTAGCAAGCATATAACCACGGAATAGTGTACGTGAGGTGTGAAAGTTGCAAGAGCTGTAGGTTTCTATTATCTTTGCGTCAATATGCACATAGCTTAACCGCATTTAATCCATACTTGCACATAGCATAACCGCATTTAATCCATACTTACACATAGCATAACCGGACCCAGTCCATACTTACACATAGCTAGTTGTACTCTTGACTTGCTACTTATATAGTGTGGATTGATGTGGAAATAAAACCAACCGTTGGCCATAATGTCGTGTTTAGTGCATCTTATCTCGGATCAGCTAGGGTGGTTTGGGGATAAACAGAACATCGAGGAGATCCTATCTCGGAAGGGCCACCAGGTTTCAAAGATGGAGCTAGGTACCCAGTGTGTCTCTTAATGGACTGTAGGCCAAGATGTGAGTGAAAGCGACCTCGAACTGATAGCTAGTCTTAAGgacaataaatattttaagcaATAAATCTACATTATCCTAGTATGTGTGACTGGcgtatattatttattttgtgtgtataatttgGGGTATACTATGTAtcatatgtgtataattcGGGGTATATTACCTATCATATGTGTATGATCCTGGTCATATTACCTACTATGTACTGTGTGTGTATGACCCTGGATATACTATCTACCAGGTGTGTATAATTCAAAGTATATTAGCACGGGTGGCCGCTGGCACACCATCCAGCATCCAGAGGTGGGCTGGCACTAATGTCACGTAGAACGGGCGCAATCGGGGACTACTGCAACTTCTGCTGTGTAAAGTTGGGGTAACGCGCCGCGGCCTCGGCCCAGGTCACGTTCTCGCGGAGAAGGTTGCTCAGAAGCTCGGCCACCTCGTCGACGCGAACGCGCAGCTGCTGCATCGAGTCGCGCTCCCGGAGAGTCACGGAGTCGTCGTTCAGAGACTGGAAGTCCAGCGTGACGCAGTAGGGAACCCCGATCTCGTCGGTGCGCGCGTACCTCTTGCCTATCGACGCACCCGTCTTGTCAACCTTGTGGGAGATGGCCAGGCGCTTCAAGTCCCTCTGCACGCGGGCGATGAAGGGGTCGAAAACCTCCTTGGCCGAAAGCGGCAGGATCGAGCACTTGGTGGGCGCGATTGAGGGGTTGAGCGCGAGGTAGCTCCGCTCCTCGGGCACGTTCTCGTCCACGGGCCTCACTCGGAAGGAGTGCTCCAGAATTGAGTAGATGAGGCGGCCGAGCCCGAACGAGGGCTCTATCACCCCCGGCACAAACGACTCGTCGCTCACCTTCGTCTCCACGAACTCCAGCTGAACCATTTCAGGCGTCAGCTTAAACTCCCTCGAGTCCAGCTTAACCACGTGGCCGTCCGGGTTCTCTGAGAGCGCCTTGGACAGCGCCCTGCCCTCCTCCAC from Theileria orientalis strain Shintoku DNA, chromosome 1, complete genome encodes the following:
- a CDS encoding uncharacterized protein (SJCHGC08976 protein) produces the protein MFWRILPFKRLITAVCVKFPAIPYRSPCVSNKLNLFNTPLCLSRSFSTKSDNKHESINLSESSSNNDRYIAVFTCNICNHRSAKSFSKQAYNHGIVYVRCESCKSLHLISDQLGWFGDKQNIEEILSRKGHQVSKMELGQDVSESDLELIASLKDNKYFKQ